ctattttattataattatgggGGCACCATGCAAGCACAAGGCTTGTGATGTGTCTTCCCATTCTGTGACCATTTCACCCAAATCTCTCTTGCATGTTCATGACCAGCTGTGACAATCCAGCCAGCCATTCAAGATGAAGATAAAAGTCCAAGGACCACATAATAAATCTGTAATTTTTCGACCTCCTGCTCCATGCCACTCTTTAGAAATTATGTTATTGACTGCTGTTAAGACTGTTATTATTCCTTTGTCACCTCCCTCGTATAATATCAACTAAATtctgcaaaatctactggacaaaTTTCAATGAAACCAATTTGATACATGGTTACAAATGTCTATCCCAAACTTCAATCCTAGTCCTATTTAGCAAAATCTTTTGTCTTTTGGCCAGCAGtgggaataaaataataaaaaattactcacCTGAAACCATAAACTATTAACAAGCCTACTCAACAAAAACAGAGGCAACACCCAAATCATTCTAAACGTCATGGAGAGGAACGGCTGCATCCAACCCCACACGTTCCGTGCCACACCGGGATCATGTCCAAACACAACTGTGACTAAGTATTTGACTGCCGGCAGCAACgcatattcaaatattaatatgcttagcaaaaatataaacccGTTCAATATGCATGATTGCAAAACTCTGGTAAGTACTTTTGATTCCctgaaaaattatgataatgtgTTAATTTTTTGCACTGCACAAATTGTCCTGATGGTTAGCTTGTTTAtgagtatgtttttacttgaacaataactataaagtgtaatagattattttaaaagaagatGAAAGAATTGGTATTGacaaagaatttaaatatggCAAGTAAGGGCTAACGATACAGATAAAGGAAAAACCGAAAATGTAgatatgtacataaaaaagaGTTCCTGGGATCAGTGATTTTTCGAGCTagtccaattttttttatagtagttTCACTGTTGACTTCAGACAGCTAGCTTCACCTATTTGAATCACAATGAGAGtttgttcaaaaaataaattttttgttgctTATTTTGATGATGCATATTAATATCACTGTAATAAACCATCATTATGTCaacaatctataaataaattattatagaaaggatatttaaaaattataatgtagaaACCAACTTTTTCAACATGTTCATCACATATTCAATTACTAGCTGCTGCCTGCAGTAACCCATGTTCGACCTTGGGTCATTAACTATTACtacaccaaattttatcataataagcTCAGCAGTTTCCAATACAATACAGattcataaagtttttttttgccgaAGAGAAAAAACGGCACACGACAGAGTTACAGTTATAagggtttagccgtgaaatcgtgacagacagactttttcatttattatattagtcggaatgttttataaatctttaaCTATTGAAGTAATCATTCATCTTTTGGATATCTGTCTGCAAACTAGATaaactatgaaaaaaatacacttattACAAAACTATAACAAAGCTTCTGTCGTAGGGCAAGTAAATATTCGAAATTCATCATAGAAAACTCACTGTtgtataggtatttgtttGGGTCTAATCTTTTCAGATTCTATCCTTGGTGAGCGATTCAACGCCCtctcatttatttctttatccaAATATAACAGCACAGTTACCCCACGTAGGCTGTCGATAAACCCTTTAATAAGTGAAACCGAGAaattctgtaaaataaatcaaattacacAATGATAACAATGAATGGCCTTTCGTCTATGAATGTCTATacgattatttaatttatatacttacagtAATACTTTCCATGATGTATcctttaaaagtaaaataacttCATGTTCTGTTTGTTCTTGGGTGCTAATTTCGTGAACTTTAATCACAtcttttgttaatttagttttgaCGTCATTGATAATTTTTACGATTTTCATTCATCAACAAAAACACCACGATTTGACACAATGTGACATTGATTGACAGacaacagtaaataaaaaaatataacacagaTAACAAAGTAAACAGTAATTTTCATCACCCATTCATTATCATATGCACAGCCCAGCCCCcacatagatttatttttgttagttttagtttctttctttctttacaaAGTAACAAGCTTAGGTTACAAGATTAAGGTGaagagtacctacctaaagtCTGGTTATACTATTCGCCCACAGATAAAGTTGCCATACGTCCGGAATTTTCCGGACAAGTCCAGAAATATAGGTCTCCGAAATGCGGAGGGAATCTTAAACCGTCCGAAATTTCTACAATTAAGTGACGAGTCAAATAggaaatgaaaaaattctaatcatttattaattatttatatttttattataaatcaaaggtaaacaaaattatgactTTTAACTAccaataacataattttttattacaacattaCTTCTGATATTAAATGCTCCCATAACATAAACATTGTTTAACACTTCCTGTATTCACTTGCATTGTACGATGCATAAGGacattaatgaaaaattgagAAGTCCggaattttcattaaatgtcAGGAATTTTCTCCGggtttttgatattttgatcTGAGAACCCTACCCACAGAGCAAAAGGCAGCAGTCAAACCATACATATAACGCTGCATTGTGCATAGTCAACTTTATAACAACACTGCTGTTCTGTCACTGTCAATTTCCTTTCACAAGACACTGATTATCAATGTCATGTTTGTCAATGtcacttaaattttaatgaaatgtttattgtgGACGTTAAAAGCGGtaaacctacctacctattacctacctattttatttactaaaatatttactactattttattgACTATCacggttttaattaaatgttattgtttcatTAAGAACTATCCGCGATTCAATTCCGCAAAATACAAGTAATGCGTGTTTCGGGCCATGAAAGTGACAATTaaaagtatgtaggtatattatgtgttttcaactgcaaaatatttattacgttgACCTtacgtttaaaatatatcacgTAGGTTGGACGGGTGTTGCTACTTGGCGCTGGGAGGCGAACGACGAAAACTGTGGCATTTGTCGTATGCCTTTCGATAGTTGTTGCCCTGACTGCAAGTTGCCTGGAGACGATTGCCCGCTGGTCTGGGGTGCTTGCTCGCACTGCTTCCACATCCACTGCATCGTCAAGTGGCTCCACTCGCAGCCTCAGCAGCAGTGCCCTATGTGTAGACAAGACTGGAAGTTCAATAACAAGTAGATTCtaattgtaagtatttttttcctcTTAACTCTAAATGATGTATATTAACAATCTTATGGATAAGCACTTAACACTCTCTCAAGAcacatttcattaattttatctaaacattaagatacttatatatatgGTAATCATGTACTTAATTCAGTGAtgtcttacatattttatataaaaatcaaaaaccataatttgtatatatatcaaGTAGATGATTTTTACAGTACCCTCAGTGTGAGAGTCCAACAATAgcaaagtataataaaactcaACAAGTTCTTTACACTTTGCTATTGTTGTTTGAATGTTTGTTATGGAATAAAATTCAATGAACTAAAATCGAAATCTGTGCTATATACTCTCATTTTTGTAGGGAATATCATGTCGGTCAGTTTTCTGCTATCAGCTTTTGTTTCCTATACTCTAAAGGAATTTTCTAATATTCCTTCAATCAGGTATTTCATAAGTTTGTTCTAAGTAATACAGTTTCTTCGGTTTTCTTATCTACTCTACATATTTTATCCCGTCCTCCACCAATGTTACAtttcaaaagcttttaaaCATATCAACAcaatctacaaaaaaataataatcagtgTATCATGGACTTTgctaaaatattcacaaactGTATGACACtgatcaaaatttattacccAGTATagaattttttcaatttacatgtcttgagaataaaaacattatagtacatttgttttttgttaggGTCAAgtcaaataatgaaaatatgcttatagaaaaattttaaaggtttaTAAACATCtctaatacaaataattataaacaaaaatatttaatgttgcaATTATAActgaatgtatatttttacaagcagTCAATAACAGGTGTCAACAAATACTGGCAACAATTTCCAAATAGCAGCtgtaacaattaattaactataaaaCAATAGTCTGAGATTGGGTGCTTTCAAAACATCCACAATAGAATGTCGCGTGCGCCGTGGACCGGTACGCGTATTGCGTCCATTCTCAAAGTAAACAAACGGCCGACTTCGGGGCATTGTTAAGTCCGACTGGGGAAACTAAACGTAAAATTAGTCCTAAGGCACCGAGGCAATAGAGTCACAAAAGTTTGTGTATAAACATGAAACGAGTCGTGGTTTACGGCGTTGAGGCTAGTGACGACATCGCGAGAGCCAGTCCGAGTAGCGCGCGCCCCGCGACGGACGTGTCATGTCCGTGCTCACAGCGTCCGCGAGTGCAGTAAACACGTAGTGCCGGCAAATAAGCGCCCATTATACTATAGCCATTTATAGTATCCTATGAGTGCCGCTTCGCTCAATTATGCTGATGGTACAAACCAATGCGCAACCCATGAAGACCAACAAAGTTAGAGGACCGCCACCTGTGCCCCCGCGGCCCAACCAGAGTGTCGTGGCCGAGGCTCTAGCCAAGACGAGGAAGGCCGTCGCCGACTCGAAGGCCAACCTCTCCAAGTCCCGCACGTTGCCCAAACAAGAACAACAATCAAACGCGACTAAATCTAAAACTTTGGATAGAAGTAATAAACCGACTGTTTCGCCTAAACAGAATGGACTGGCACGAGTCAAGTCCTTCATCAAGGACGTCATCAGTGACCGCAGCTCCTCCTCGGACGAGAGGAGATCGAGCGGTCAGAACTCCAGGCGGAGTTCTAGCGATAGCAGTTCTATAAATACCCCTTCATCTACCAAAAGGTCCAACGAGAGTCTCAATTCCAAAGCTGTCAAAACTTGTAAACAAATCTTAGTGCGGTCTCTGTCCACGTCTAACAAATTAGACCAAGATGCAAAGTGCAAAGTGGCTAAGTCGTCAAGTTTTGCGGAAAAAACACTGCCTTTAAGAAAAGCTCCGCCACCGCCGCTATCCCCTAAACCTAAGTTGAAACCAATGAAACCTTTACCTGTGTATACAAACTGTACAGAAAATAGTAGTCTTAAGCAAACTCCCTCGCCGGAAGTGAGTCCGTATTCTTATCCTTTGGATGCAAAACCTCCAGAAGTAAGTCCTTATTCTTCTCCTGTAGACGCAAAGTCACAAAATCTTGTGCTAGAAGCACCTTATGCCACAGTAGAGGAAGTTCAGGAGTTCGATGATAGATTACGATATAGTCCTTCAAAACAAGTCAATAATGTCCAAGATTCACAAGTCGTTAGTGTTATTCACAACGATCAAGAGTCAAAAGTAGCAAATGACACTTCAGTTATAaacgaaaatacaaataataactcATTGGAAAGGAAAACGTCTAGAGTGACAGAAATGTTGATTTCGGAAATAATAGCTAGCAggaacaacaacaaaaacgaATCTAATGTTGTTATCGATAAAGGAAAAGATGCAGAGAATTTGAACGGCAACGAAACACCAGAAGTAGAGTTGAGAAGAGATATGAACAATCACGAGATGCTCATATACGAGCTGCAAACGATGCGATCGCAGTCCAACGTTCCAGAGACTGTGGTTGCCAATAATGATGAATATATTGATAG
This genomic stretch from Plodia interpunctella isolate USDA-ARS_2022_Savannah chromosome 16, ilPloInte3.2, whole genome shotgun sequence harbors:
- the lmgA gene encoding anaphase-promoting complex subunit 11 isoform X2, with translation MKVTIKSWTGVATWRWEANDENCGICRMPFDSCCPDCKLPGDDCPLVWGACSHCFHIHCIVKWLHSQPQQQCPMCRQDWKFNNK
- the lmgA gene encoding bromodomain-containing protein DDB_G0270170 isoform X1, translated to MLMVQTNAQPMKTNKVRGPPPVPPRPNQSVVAEALAKTRKAVADSKANLSKSRTLPKQEQQSNATKSKTLDRSNKPTVSPKQNGLARVKSFIKDVISDRSSSSDERRSSGQNSRRSSSDSSSINTPSSTKRSNESLNSKAVKTCKQILVRSLSTSNKLDQDAKCKVAKSSSFAEKTLPLRKAPPPPLSPKPKLKPMKPLPVYTNCTENSSLKQTPSPEVSPYSYPLDAKPPEVSPYSSPVDAKSQNLVLEAPYATVEEVQEFDDRLRYSPSKQVNNVQDSQVVSVIHNDQESKVANDTSVINENTNNNSLERKTSRVTEMLISEIIASRNNNKNESNVVIDKGKDAENLNGNETPEVELRRDMNNHEMLIYELQTMRSQSNVPETVVANNDEYIDRNGHCDSEEEEQNYAISSVTSGNTDDGYDQAYAYILDDDLKSRLRKQYRAISTMSLHGLPPLPKSLSGFAEPAPAPEQETPAHAGDAPTDLDAQMTYLKKEMASLRQLDLSLLSELWTLSEAMASWRRQLERGPRLRPAPPPPPPPHYLRT